A single window of Culicoides brevitarsis isolate CSIRO-B50_1 chromosome 3, AGI_CSIRO_Cbre_v1, whole genome shotgun sequence DNA harbors:
- the LOC134836111 gene encoding succinate-semialdehyde dehydrogenase [NADP(+)] GabD → MLRLSNLLVLQGKSIFVSNMRSVSSLVLDKGFVNGEWVTASSKKTFDVFNPATEEIVGKCADMDQNDTLKAIDAAYATFHTREWQTSTAKERSTLLKKWFTLLEQNKDEIAKIMTAESGKPIVESLGEVAYGNSFVEWFAEEARRIYGEIVPSPVAFRKLMMTREPIGVAGLITPWNFPHAMITRKAAAAIAAGCTVVIKPAEDTPLTALALAKLADDAGFPKGVINVVTSSRQHAAEVGNLLCTSPKVAGISFTGSTEVGKLLYKQCSVGIKRIGLELGGNAPFIVFDNADLDKAVNGAMTSKFRNCGQTCVSANRFLVQEGVYDEFVSRVTSAVKSLKIGDGKKNGIQIGPLINKAQLSKVTDLVNDAKAKGGEIIHGGRPLTEIGPLFYEPTIITNTKPDMRIYNEEVFGPVVSFIKFRTEEEALQIANSTQRGLAGYFYSENLNQVFRVARQLEVGMIGINEGLISCTEAAFGGIKESGIGREGSKHGIDDYVHIKYYCIGNLN, encoded by the exons atGCTGCGTTTGAGCAATTTATTGGTCTTGCaaggaaaatcaatttttgtgagCAACATGAGAAGTGTCTCCAGCTTGGTCTTGGACAAGGGATTCGTTAATGGAGAATGGGTCACCGCTTCCAGCAAGAAgacttttgatgtttttaatcCTGCAACGGAGGAAATTGTTGGAAAATGTGCCGATATGGACCAAAATGACACTTTAAAGGCCATTGATGCTGCTTACGCCACTTTTCATACCCGGGAATGGCAAACGTCGACGGCGAAGGAGCGATCAACGTTgctaaaa aaatggTTCACTTTGCTCGAACAAAATAAAGACGAAATCGCGAAAATCATGACGGCAGAGTCCGGGAAGCCCATTGTCGAGTCTCTGGGTGAAGTTGCTTACGGAAATTCCTTCGTAGAATGGTTTGCGGAAGAAGCGCGACGTATTTACGGTGAAATTGTACCCAGTCCGGTGGCATTTCGGAAACTGATGATGACTCGGGAGCCGATTGGCGTTGCAGGGCTCATTACGCCGTGGAATTTTCCGCATGCGATGATCACGCGGAAGGCAGCGGCGGCAATAGCTGCTg gATGTACAGTGGTCATTAAACCAGCAGAAGATACTCCTTTGACGGCGCTGGCTCTTGCAAAGTTAGCTGATGATGCGGGTTTTCCGAAAGGCGTGATAAATGTCGTCACTTCAAGTCGTCAACATGCTGCCGAGGTCGGGAATTTGTTGTGCACGAGTCCAAAAGTTGCGGGAATTTCCTTCACCGGGTCCACGGAAGTGGGGAAACTTTTGTATAAACAATGTTCGGTCGGAATTAAACGAATCGGGCTTGAATTGGGCGGAAATGCTCCGTTTATCGTCTTTGACAATGCTGACCTGGATAAAGCAGTTAACGGAGCAATGACGAGCAAATTTAGAAATTGTGGTCAAACTTGCGTCTCGGCGAATCGTTTTCTCGTCCAGGAAGGCGTTTATGATGAATTTGTGTCGCGTGTCACTTCCGCCGTGAAATCCCTAAAAATTGGTGATGGAAAGAAAAATGGGATCCAAATCGGGCCGTTGATCAATAAAGCTCAGCTTTCAAAAGTAACGGATCTCGTGAACGACGCAAAAGCCAAGGGCGGTGAAATTATCCACGGAGGACGTCCTTTGACGGAAATCGGGCCCTTATTTTACGAACCAACGATAATTACGAACACGAAACCCGACATGCGAATTTACAATGAAGAAGTTTTCGGTCCCGTGGTGTCATTCATCAAATTCCGCACCGAAGAAGAAGCTTTGCAAATCGCAAATTCCACGCAACGAGGACTGGCTGGATATTTTTACAGCGAAAATTTGAACCAAGTGTTCCGGGTGGCGCGACAATTGGAAGTCGGCATGATTGGAATTAATGAGGGATTAATTTCGTGCACGGAAGCGGCGTTTGGAGGCATAAAAGAGAGCGGAATAGGACGTGAGGGCTCGAAACATGGCATTGATGACTATGTTCACATCAAGTATTATTGCATCggaaatttgaactaa